From Streptomyces fungicidicus, one genomic window encodes:
- the disA gene encoding DNA integrity scanning diadenylate cyclase DisA has product MAANDRAGAPGKSGGSAGSDGLMRASLSAVAPGTHLRDGLERVLRGNTGGLIVLGFDKTVETLCSGGFVLDVEFTATRLRELCKLDGGIVLSSDLSKILRAGVQLVPDPTIPTEETGTRHRTADRVSKQVGFPVVSVSQSMRLIALYVDGHRRVLEDSAAILSRANQALATLERYKLRLDEVAGTLSALEIEDLVTVRDVSAVAQRLEMVRRIATEIAEYVVELGTDGRLLALQLDELIAGVEPERELVVRDYVPEPTAKRSRTVDEALHELNALPQAELLELPTVARALGYTGSPETLDSAVSPRGFRLLAKVPRLPGAIIDRLVEHFGGLQKLLAASVDDLQTVDGVGEARARSVREGLSRLAESSILERYV; this is encoded by the coding sequence GTGGCAGCCAACGACCGGGCAGGAGCTCCCGGAAAGTCCGGTGGGAGTGCCGGTTCCGATGGCCTGATGCGCGCCTCGCTGAGCGCCGTGGCACCCGGCACCCATCTCCGTGACGGCCTGGAGCGCGTGCTCCGCGGCAACACCGGCGGCCTCATCGTCCTCGGATTCGACAAGACCGTCGAGACGCTCTGCAGCGGCGGTTTCGTGCTGGACGTCGAGTTCACCGCGACCCGGCTGCGCGAACTGTGCAAGCTGGACGGCGGCATCGTCCTGTCGTCCGACCTGTCCAAGATCCTGCGGGCCGGCGTCCAGCTGGTGCCGGACCCCACCATCCCCACCGAGGAGACCGGCACCCGGCACCGCACCGCCGACCGCGTCTCCAAGCAGGTCGGCTTCCCCGTCGTCTCGGTGTCGCAGTCGATGCGCCTGATCGCGCTGTACGTCGACGGCCACCGCCGGGTCCTGGAGGACTCGGCGGCGATCCTGTCCCGTGCCAACCAGGCGCTGGCCACCCTGGAGCGCTACAAGCTCCGCCTCGACGAGGTGGCCGGCACGCTGTCGGCGCTGGAGATCGAGGACCTGGTGACCGTCCGGGACGTCTCCGCGGTCGCGCAGCGGCTGGAGATGGTGCGCCGCATCGCCACTGAAATCGCCGAATACGTGGTCGAACTGGGCACCGACGGCCGTCTCCTCGCCCTCCAGCTCGACGAGTTGATCGCGGGCGTGGAGCCGGAGCGCGAGCTGGTCGTGCGGGACTACGTGCCCGAGCCCACCGCCAAGCGCTCCCGCACGGTCGACGAGGCCCTGCACGAACTGAACGCGCTCCCCCAGGCGGAGCTCCTGGAACTGCCGACGGTCGCCCGCGCCCTGGGCTACACCGGCTCACCGGAGACGCTGGACTCCGCGGTGTCCCCGCGCGGCTTCCGCCTGCTGGCGAAGGTGCCGAGGCTGCCGGGCGCGATCATCGACCGGCTGGTGGAGCACTTCGGCGGGCTGCAGAAGCTGCTCGCGGCCAGTGTGGACGATCTGCAGACGGTGGACGGGGTCGGCGAGGCGCGGGCGCGCAGCGTGCGCGAGGGGCTGTCCCGCCTGGCGGAGAGCTCGATCCTCGAGCGGTACGTCTAG
- the radA gene encoding DNA repair protein RadA: protein MAARTKSSKDRPSYRCTECGWQTAKWLGRCPECQAWGTVEEYGAPAVRTTTPGRVTTSALPIGQVDGRQATARSTGVPELDRVLGGGLVPGAVVLVAGEPGVGKSTLLLDVAAKSASAEHPTLYVTGEESASQVRLRADRIHAIDDHLYLAAETDLSAVLGHLDAVKPSLLIMDSVQTVASPEIDGAPGGMAQVREVAGALIRASKERGMSTLLVGHVTKDGAIAGPRLLEHLVDVVLHFEGDRHARLRLVRGVKNRYGTTDEVGCFELHDEGITGLADPSGLFLTRRAEPVPGTCLTVTLEGRRPLVAEVQALTVDSQIPSPRRTTSGLETSRVSMMLAVLEQRGRISALGKRDIYSATVGGVKLSEPAADLAVALALASAASDTPLPKNLVAIGEVGLAGEVRRVTGVQRRLAEAHRLGFTHALVPGDPGKVPPGMKVLEVADIGDALQVLPRSRRRDAPRDEEQRR from the coding sequence ATGGCTGCCCGTACCAAGAGCTCCAAGGACCGCCCGTCCTACCGCTGCACCGAGTGCGGCTGGCAGACGGCCAAGTGGCTCGGGCGCTGCCCCGAGTGCCAGGCCTGGGGGACGGTCGAGGAGTACGGCGCGCCCGCGGTCCGTACGACGACGCCCGGGCGGGTCACCACCTCCGCCCTGCCCATCGGCCAGGTCGACGGCCGTCAGGCCACCGCCCGCTCCACCGGCGTGCCCGAGCTGGACCGGGTGCTCGGCGGCGGCCTGGTGCCCGGCGCGGTGGTACTGGTCGCGGGTGAGCCGGGTGTGGGCAAGTCCACGCTGCTGCTGGACGTGGCGGCCAAGTCGGCGAGCGCCGAGCACCCCACGCTGTACGTGACCGGGGAGGAGTCGGCGAGCCAGGTCCGGCTGCGCGCGGACCGCATCCACGCCATCGACGACCATCTCTACCTGGCCGCCGAGACGGATCTGTCCGCCGTGCTCGGCCACTTGGACGCGGTGAAGCCGTCGCTGCTGATCATGGACTCGGTGCAGACGGTGGCGTCCCCGGAGATCGACGGCGCCCCGGGCGGCATGGCCCAGGTGCGCGAGGTGGCGGGCGCGCTGATCCGGGCCTCCAAGGAGCGCGGGATGTCCACGCTCCTGGTGGGCCACGTCACCAAGGACGGCGCGATCGCCGGGCCCCGTCTGCTGGAACACCTGGTGGACGTCGTGCTGCACTTCGAGGGCGACCGGCACGCGCGGCTGCGCCTGGTGCGCGGGGTGAAGAACCGCTACGGCACGACGGACGAGGTCGGCTGCTTCGAACTGCACGACGAGGGCATCACGGGCTTGGCGGACCCGAGCGGACTTTTCCTGACCAGACGTGCCGAACCGGTCCCCGGCACCTGTCTGACCGTCACCCTGGAGGGCCGCCGCCCCCTGGTCGCCGAAGTGCAGGCGCTCACGGTCGACTCGCAGATCCCCTCCCCCCGGCGCACCACCTCCGGTCTGGAGACCTCGCGCGTGTCGATGATGCTCGCGGTGCTGGAACAGCGCGGCCGCATCAGCGCCTTGGGCAAACGGGACATCTACTCCGCGACGGTCGGCGGGGTGAAGCTCTCGGAGCCGGCCGCGGACCTGGCCGTCGCGCTCGCGCTGGCGTCGGCGGCGAGCGACACCCCACTGCCGAAGAACCTGGTCGCGATCGGCGAGGTCGGCCTGGCCGGCGAGGTGAGACGGGTCACGGGCGTGCAGCGCAGGCTCGCCGAGGCCCACCGTCTGGGCTTCACGCACGCCCTGGTTCCGGGCGATCCGGGCAAGGTCCCGCCGGGCATGAAGGTGCTGGAAGTGGCGGACATAGGGGACGCGCTGCAGGTTCTTCCCCGCTCCCGTCGCCGAGACGCCCCACGGGACGAGGAGCAGCGCCGGTAG